In Alphaproteobacteria bacterium, one DNA window encodes the following:
- a CDS encoding protein-glutamate O-methyltransferase CheR, giving the protein MKVEDFDWIANLVRQRSGVVLTRDKAYLVESRLVPVARRNNMPSIDELSQRLRDRREESLIHQVLDAMMTNESFFFRDQKPFDIFRQILLPKFMEARAAKKQIRIWSAAASSGQEAYSLAILLSEERARLADWKIEIVGTDISSEILERARSGTYTQFEVQRGLPITMLVKYFTKSGDKWQVAPKIREMVSFQELNLLGEFGPIGTFDVVFCRNVLIYFDQPTKSRVLDSIVKVMQPDGALFLGGAETVLGITNRFKPLSDENRNVYMPATTTRPV; this is encoded by the coding sequence ATGAAGGTCGAAGACTTCGACTGGATTGCCAATCTTGTGCGCCAGCGTTCGGGCGTTGTCCTGACGCGCGACAAGGCTTATTTGGTCGAATCGCGCCTGGTTCCCGTGGCGCGTCGCAACAACATGCCAAGCATTGACGAGCTGAGCCAGCGTCTGCGTGACAGGCGTGAAGAAAGTCTGATCCATCAGGTTCTGGACGCCATGATGACCAACGAGTCGTTCTTCTTCCGCGACCAGAAGCCGTTTGACATTTTTCGTCAGATTCTGTTGCCCAAATTCATGGAAGCCCGCGCCGCCAAAAAGCAAATACGCATCTGGTCGGCGGCGGCTTCAAGCGGACAAGAGGCTTATTCTCTGGCGATCTTATTGTCCGAGGAAAGAGCGCGGCTGGCCGATTGGAAGATCGAGATTGTTGGAACCGATATTTCATCGGAAATCCTTGAACGCGCGCGCAGCGGCACCTATACGCAATTCGAGGTCCAGCGCGGACTGCCGATCACGATGTTGGTCAAATATTTCACCAAGAGCGGCGATAAATGGCAGGTCGCGCCCAAGATCCGCGAGATGGTCAGCTTTCAAGAATTGAATCTTTTGGGCGAGTTCGGCCCTATCGGCACGTTTGATGTCGTCTTCTGCCGCAATGTGCTGATTTATTTTGATCAGCCCACAAAATCGCGCGTGTTGGACAGCATCGTCAAGGTGATGCAGCCCGATGGGGCGCTATTTTTGGGCGGTGCCGAGACCGTGCTGGGCATCACCAACCGCTTTAAGCCGTTAAGCGACGAGAACCGCAACGTCTATATGCCGGCCACCACGACGCGACCGGTTTAG
- a CDS encoding 23S rRNA (adenine(2030)-N(6))-methyltransferase RlmJ has product MNYRHGFHAGSTADVFKHVALCLVLSCLARKDAPFLVLDTHAGAGLYDLESSQAQRSADAESGVLRLISSGPLPASFDSYLQGLKAANGGQDALRHYPGSPSLIRGMLRANDQLIAIEKHPQEAAHLRECMGHDRRVRVLEQDGYAALASCLPPPQRRGLVMIDPPFEAADEWENILRGLSQALRRFGHGIYMVWYPIKDRMAAWSFHEKAMELAPKRPILVAEHFTHSPDRIDRLNGSGLLFINAPWSLAQTLSDEVLPLLNERFSEDTSASHVTTLRAEA; this is encoded by the coding sequence ATGAACTACCGTCATGGCTTTCATGCCGGCAGCACGGCGGATGTCTTTAAACATGTCGCTTTGTGCCTTGTCTTGTCTTGCCTGGCCCGTAAAGACGCGCCATTTCTGGTTTTAGACACGCATGCCGGAGCTGGGCTTTACGACCTGGAAAGTTCCCAAGCCCAGCGCAGTGCTGATGCCGAATCCGGCGTGTTGCGCTTGATCTCGTCCGGCCCCCTGCCCGCCTCTTTCGACTCCTATCTGCAAGGCCTTAAGGCCGCGAATGGCGGCCAGGATGCTTTGCGCCACTATCCCGGCTCGCCCAGCTTGATCCGGGGCATGCTGCGTGCAAACGACCAGTTGATCGCCATCGAAAAACATCCCCAAGAAGCCGCCCATTTGCGCGAATGCATGGGGCATGACCGCCGTGTGCGGGTATTGGAGCAAGACGGTTATGCCGCCCTTGCCTCTTGCCTGCCTCCGCCGCAACGCCGAGGGTTGGTGATGATCGATCCGCCTTTTGAGGCGGCGGATGAATGGGAGAATATTCTGCGCGGCCTGTCCCAAGCTCTGCGCCGCTTTGGTCACGGAATATATATGGTTTGGTATCCGATCAAGGATCGCATGGCCGCCTGGAGTTTTCACGAGAAAGCGATGGAGCTGGCGCCCAAACGCCCGATTTTGGTGGCCGAGCATTTCACGCACAGTCCCGACCGCATCGACCGCCTGAACGGTTCCGGCCTTTTGTTCATCAACGCGCCATGGTCTTTGGCGCAAACATTGTCAGATGAAGTTCTACCTTTGCTGAACGAGAGGTTCAGCGAAGATACCAGTGCCAGCCATGTGACAACGCTGCGCGCGGAAGCGTAG
- a CDS encoding chemotaxis response regulator protein-glutamate methylesterase: MVVDDSVVVRGMLARALENDPGITVVASVGNGQIAVSTLQHEPVDVIVLDVEMPVMDGLTAIPLLLKVMPSVKIIMASTLTQRNAEISIRALEAGATDYIAKPQATRDMGSTSIFRQEFVTKVRALGDAARRGKSHIDAMSGVRERAAPAPREVVKPVITLRSMPVIPQRPDAIAIGSSTGGPQALMKVLERLAHNGPPLTQPVLMTQHMPATFTSILAEHISRQCGIPCTEAKEGEIIQGGHFYVAPGDNHMTIDRDLARNQICVRLNKDAPENFCRPSVDPMLRSMTKIYGRKLLTVILTGMGSDGCKGCESVVAEGGIVLAQDEASSVVWGMPGAVAVAGLCTAILPLDQIADSIRRLATGGAG, encoded by the coding sequence ATGGTGGTGGATGATTCCGTGGTCGTGCGCGGCATGTTGGCGCGCGCCCTTGAGAATGATCCCGGCATCACGGTTGTCGCATCGGTGGGCAACGGGCAGATCGCTGTTTCAACCTTGCAGCATGAACCGGTGGACGTGATTGTCCTGGATGTAGAAATGCCGGTGATGGATGGTCTGACGGCAATTCCTTTGCTGCTCAAGGTGATGCCATCGGTCAAGATCATCATGGCGTCCACATTGACCCAGCGCAATGCCGAGATCAGCATTCGCGCTCTTGAGGCGGGGGCCACCGATTATATCGCCAAGCCCCAAGCTACGCGAGATATGGGCAGCACCAGCATCTTTCGTCAAGAATTCGTGACCAAGGTCCGGGCGCTGGGCGATGCCGCTCGGCGGGGCAAGTCACATATTGATGCCATGTCAGGTGTTCGCGAACGCGCGGCTCCTGCGCCCAGGGAAGTTGTCAAACCGGTTATCACCTTGCGTTCGATGCCCGTTATCCCTCAGCGGCCCGATGCCATTGCGATCGGCAGCTCGACAGGCGGGCCGCAGGCTTTGATGAAAGTTCTGGAACGCTTGGCTCATAACGGGCCACCTTTGACCCAACCCGTGCTGATGACTCAGCACATGCCCGCCACCTTCACCTCGATCCTGGCCGAACATATCAGCCGTCAATGCGGCATTCCCTGCACTGAGGCTAAGGAAGGCGAGATCATCCAAGGCGGACATTTCTATGTGGCTCCCGGCGACAATCACATGACGATTGATCGTGATCTTGCCCGTAATCAAATATGTGTGCGCCTGAACAAGGACGCGCCCGAAAACTTCTGCCGTCCCTCGGTGGATCCGATGTTGCGCAGCATGACCAAGATCTATGGGCGCAAGTTGCTGACTGTCATCTTGACGGGTATGGGCAGTGATGGCTGCAAAGGATGTGAGTCCGTGGTGGCCGAAGGCGGAATCGTGCTGGCGCAAGATGAGGCCAGCAGCGTTGTTTGGGGTATGCCGGGTGCCGTAGCCGTGGCGGGGCTGTGTACGGCCATTTTGCCTTTAGACCAGATTGCCGATTCCATCCGTCGCTTGGCGACAGGGGGGGCGGGATGA
- the mreD gene encoding rod shape-determining protein MreD codes for MLTPLGGLALHIPGMGSIAPPLAMMSLFFWSALAPLLMPLWGALLCGVLHDLISGGPLGLGALGFVITRQAALMAAHMWNVTESFMALWRGFSLTCIAIAALSWLIAAAVTPAADGGSLPPLAPVVVQAALAIILFPLIAVILYRLKRFFGGS; via the coding sequence ATGTTGACCCCTCTTGGCGGACTTGCGCTGCATATCCCGGGCATGGGATCCATTGCCCCTCCATTGGCCATGATGAGCCTGTTCTTCTGGTCGGCGCTGGCACCGTTGTTGATGCCCTTATGGGGCGCCTTGTTGTGCGGCGTGCTGCACGATCTCATCAGCGGGGGGCCTTTGGGGCTGGGTGCCTTGGGATTTGTGATAACCCGTCAGGCTGCCCTGATGGCTGCGCACATGTGGAACGTCACGGAGAGCTTCATGGCGCTGTGGCGCGGCTTTTCGCTGACATGCATCGCTATTGCCGCGTTGTCCTGGCTTATTGCGGCGGCAGTGACACCTGCCGCCGATGGTGGTTCTTTGCCTCCATTGGCACCTGTCGTGGTGCAAGCCGCCCTGGCCATCATTCTTTTCCCGTTGATCGCGGTGATCCTGTATCGGCTGAAACGCTTCTTCGGCGGATCATGA
- a CDS encoding response regulator, whose product MANTCLLVDDSRVIRKVARKILESMSFACEEAENGQLALDACKLGMPMCILLDWNMPVMNGLEFLVALRQLPEGATPKVIFCTTENDLEKIQAALTAGADEYIMKPFDGEILHDKLTQLGLL is encoded by the coding sequence GTGGCCAATACCTGTCTACTCGTCGACGATAGCCGCGTCATCCGCAAGGTGGCACGCAAAATCCTAGAGTCGATGTCCTTCGCCTGCGAAGAGGCCGAAAACGGTCAGCTGGCACTGGATGCCTGTAAGCTCGGCATGCCGATGTGCATCTTGCTGGATTGGAACATGCCGGTCATGAACGGACTAGAATTCCTGGTGGCTTTGCGTCAGTTGCCCGAAGGCGCTACGCCCAAGGTCATATTCTGCACGACCGAGAACGACCTGGAAAAAATTCAAGCCGCCCTGACGGCAGGGGCGGACGAATACATCATGAAGCCGTTCGATGGCGAGATTCTGCATGACAAATTGACACAACTTGGATTGCTCTAA